The genomic stretch GATCGATAGTTTTTAAATTGGATGTCTAAAATCATATTTTTGCATTTTATCTACATAAAAAACGGATTTAATTTGCTAAAACAAAGGATTGCCTCTTGTTTTTATTTCAATGCAAAATTTACAAAGATAAAATTTACATCTATAGTCAAACTCGTAATAAAATCGAAATTCTTCATTAATCATTCTACTAAGATTTAACTACCCTTTTTCCAACGTTCAACTACCTCTCAACCGTTACTCCCCACATCCAAAATCGTTATCCCGCCGCCACGTGACGGGTGCATAACGTAAGAGAAAGCGCCCGGTAAGGCCCGAGAAGTAGTAAAAACATTGAATTAAGGTAATATTACCCTAGAAACAAGCATGGCAAATAAAATTACAGCCAAGAAAATATAGTGTAACATAAATTCAACCCAAATTAAGAAGTAATATAACCCAAATAATCCCACATATTCAGAGATCATTCGATGCTTACTCAGAGCTTAGACATCCCGTAATGTATGAGCCACGAATAATCTTCGAATGAGCTTCGAATAAGGGGGATTATTTCCCTAGGATTTCCTTAGCTTCTCAACAGGTTCTCATTATAAACCTAGTTCTACGTCAAGAGAAACATTTTCCCCCTCCGCAAAAAAGGTAAGAATCACGATGATTTAAGCATAGCTATATATCACAACCTGCCCACAACCTTGGTTCCCGGTTCAAAAAACATAATATCATTTTCCTTGGTTTATGAATATAAATATACACTTTTCCAACGAATGAGTCATGTTAAAAATACACTTTTCTTATATTTTACAGGATAAGTAATCACACTTTTACCCTTGCCACACATTCTATCAAATATGGAATACGAACCACAACACGTTGTCCTCCGGCCACCTCAATCAACTCACCCCGTACCCCAGCTAATTCACCTTGGAGCACTCGTATAGCAGATCCTACGGGTAATCCTTCATTCACGATTTCAAGCGTCTCTGCCCGTTCATTCAAGATTTTGAAACTCTCTAACTGCTCGTCCGAAATCACAACCGGAACCTGTTTCTCCTGTAACAACGCAATCACTCCCCAAATTGATAACACGGAAGGTAAATTCACTTCAGAAACACGGACAAAAATACACCCCGTAATCACAGGAATTTCCAATCTTCTCTTTTGCCCATCTCTCACAAATTCAACTGCTCTCACAGGCAAATAGTTCTCAATTCCTGCTTGTTCCAAACGCTCCTTCACACGTTTTTCCGCCCGAGAAGCAGTGAAAACTGCATACCAATTCGTATTCTTCATTACTCTCTGACTTCTAAATTTTCGGCTACCTGAATTTTATTTAAAACCTCTTCCATATGATGCTCTACACCTTCCTCTTCCATCTGGAAATCAATAGATTCATAGGTTGAATTTTTCGATTTAAACTCAGGAACGATACATTTCATTTGTTTCACCACGGCAAAATTATCTTTTGTCTGCAAAGCTATATCAAGAGCCTTTATCGCATCCGTAACTTCACTATAATTATATTCACGTACTTTGGCAATCTTTATTCGCTCATGCACGGTCGGCAAAGTCGTCTCCTTCACGTTAAGCACCTCCTCGTACAATTTCTCTCCCGGTCTCAAACCGGTAAAGACGATATGAATATCTTTCCCCACTTCATAACCGGAAAGTTTAATCATCTTACGGGCCAGATCAACAATTTTGACGCTTTTGCCCATATCAAAAACGAATATTTCACCGCCATTTCCCAACGCTCCCGCCTGCAAAACGAGTTGACACGCCTCGGGTATAGTCATAAAAAAACGAGTTATTTCCGGGTGAGTAACTGTTATAGGACCACCCGCCTCAATCTGTTTCTTGAAACGAGGGATCACCGAACCATTCGATCCCAAAACATTCCCAAAACGAGTAGTAATAAAACGAGTATTCGCAATGCGATTCAATGATTGTGTATAAATTTCTGCGATACGCTTACTTGCACCCATAACATTCGTCGGGTTCACTGCCTTATCGGTGGAGACCATCACGAAACGCTGACAATCATACTTCACAGCACAATCGGCAACATTTTTCGTTCCGAAAATATTAGTTTTCACTCCTTCAATCGGGTGTTTTTCCATCATAGGGACGTGCTTATAAGCAGCCGCATGATATACGATATTGGGATGATATGTTTTAAAGATTCCTTCCACCCGGCTCGCATCACGTACATCCCCGATCTCGACTTTATAATCCGTGAAACCACACTCTTCTTTCAATTCCAGCTCAATATCATAAAGTGGAGATTCGGCCTGATCAAACAAAACGATCAAAGAAGGATTAAAATGCGTCAACTGCCGCACAATTTCACTCCCGATAGAACCAGCCGCTCCGGTCACCAAAACCACTTTATTCAATAATTGTTTTCGAAGATTGGTCTCCTCCATGTGAATCACGTCCCTCTCCAACAAATCTTCGATCTTGATATTCCGGATATGTCGCATACTCAACTCCCCGTTAATCCAACTTTCAAAACGAGGCACTTCGAGTACGTTCACATCAGCGGCCAAGCAGATCTCGACAATTTCCCGTTTTTTATCAGGAGAAATCATCTTTTTGGCAATAACCACCTTGTCCACCCGGTTACGTTTCAATAAACCGGGTAAAGATGACATTTTGTAAATCTTAACTCCCTCGATAATCTTTCCCGCTTTCCGATCATTTACATCAACAAAAGCAAGAATATTATACGTGGCATCCTCCACGTTATCCATAGCATGTTTTGCCATGATACCGTATTCATCGCTACCACATATAATTACGTTCTTTTTAGTACGTTCGGCACCAATATACTGCGCAAACACTTTCTTCACGATCACCCGACTCATAACCATCAAACTGGTTAGAAGAACATACTCCGTGAGTAAAACGGAAACCGGTATAAAAAGATAATCATACAACAAGAAAAACACGCCACTCCCCAAAAGAAGGGCAATCTCCCCTGCCGTCAACACGTAATAGATGCGCAAAGCATCCTCCGTTCCAGTGAAACGTACTATTCCGGAATAAGTATGTCCCAACAAGAAACTAATTACCCGGATACCCACAATTACAAGAGCCCCGGTCAAAACAAAATCCAATCTCATCCGGTCAATCTGAAAATTGACCCAAATCAGATAGGCAACGCTAACTGCCATAATAGCAAGAGCCACGTCAATCAAAAATACAATCCAGCGAGGAGTGTACGAGAATGAACGCAATGTCCTCATTCTATTCAGACCATTTGTGATAAGTGCAACCATATTTTTTAATATAAAATAAAACCTTCACGGGATAAACCTCCTAAAAGGTGGACACCTGCAAAGGTAATAGTAATAATATTAAAAAAAAAATTTTTAGTAGGCCTTCAAAATATTAACCTCATCTTCAGTTAGGAAACGCCAGTGACCCCTAGGTAAATTTTTCTTCGTGATCCCGGCAAAAAAGACACGGTCCAAACGAAGAATCTGATACCCCAAATGCTCGAAAATCCTCCGGACGATACGATTTCTACCGGAATGAATTTCAATCCCCACCTGTGTACGATCATCTTCCGCCACTCTCACGTCATCCGCCTGGATAAAGCCATCCTCCAAGTCGATTCCCTTACGAATAGCCTCCAAGTCGCCCGTTTGAACCACTTTG from Butyricimonas virosa encodes the following:
- a CDS encoding UpxY family transcription antiterminator, whose amino-acid sequence is MKNTNWYAVFTASRAEKRVKERLEQAGIENYLPVRAVEFVRDGQKRRLEIPVITGCIFVRVSEVNLPSVLSIWGVIALLQEKQVPVVISDEQLESFKILNERAETLEIVNEGLPVGSAIRVLQGELAGVRGELIEVAGGQRVVVRIPYLIECVARVKV
- a CDS encoding polysaccharide biosynthesis protein, with amino-acid sequence MVALITNGLNRMRTLRSFSYTPRWIVFLIDVALAIMAVSVAYLIWVNFQIDRMRLDFVLTGALVIVGIRVISFLLGHTYSGIVRFTGTEDALRIYYVLTAGEIALLLGSGVFFLLYDYLFIPVSVLLTEYVLLTSLMVMSRVIVKKVFAQYIGAERTKKNVIICGSDEYGIMAKHAMDNVEDATYNILAFVDVNDRKAGKIIEGVKIYKMSSLPGLLKRNRVDKVVIAKKMISPDKKREIVEICLAADVNVLEVPRFESWINGELSMRHIRNIKIEDLLERDVIHMEETNLRKQLLNKVVLVTGAAGSIGSEIVRQLTHFNPSLIVLFDQAESPLYDIELELKEECGFTDYKVEIGDVRDASRVEGIFKTYHPNIVYHAAAYKHVPMMEKHPIEGVKTNIFGTKNVADCAVKYDCQRFVMVSTDKAVNPTNVMGASKRIAEIYTQSLNRIANTRFITTRFGNVLGSNGSVIPRFKKQIEAGGPITVTHPEITRFFMTIPEACQLVLQAGALGNGGEIFVFDMGKSVKIVDLARKMIKLSGYEVGKDIHIVFTGLRPGEKLYEEVLNVKETTLPTVHERIKIAKVREYNYSEVTDAIKALDIALQTKDNFAVVKQMKCIVPEFKSKNSTYESIDFQMEEEGVEHHMEEVLNKIQVAENLEVRE